Proteins encoded within one genomic window of Candidatus Peregrinibacteria bacterium:
- a CDS encoding LemA family protein, whose protein sequence is MNNLLIVLGAMIFLIILWMLTYRNILQHYKSEISKSESDLKQKFFIVFNRIPYLLEVMSEYKVFMSHNGAEILEMRTTLIDSELKIEDAFEIYVKLYTYVEEVFATDGSQFKSDVGFLEILYELQDMHDEIRLIVKEYNGSAVGFNEKLLKFPGNFVGGLFNMQSLRTL, encoded by the coding sequence ATGAATAATTTATTGATAGTTCTCGGTGCTATGATTTTTCTTATAATTCTCTGGATGCTGACGTATAGAAATATTTTGCAGCATTACAAGTCTGAGATCTCAAAGAGTGAAAGTGATTTAAAGCAGAAATTTTTTATAGTTTTTAATAGGATCCCTTACCTTCTTGAGGTTATGTCTGAGTATAAGGTTTTTATGTCTCATAATGGCGCTGAAATATTGGAGATGCGAACGACACTTATAGATTCGGAATTGAAAATTGAAGATGCTTTTGAGATTTATGTAAAATTATATACTTACGTTGAAGAGGTGTTTGCTACAGATGGAAGTCAGTTCAAGTCTGACGTTGGTTTCCTCGAGATTCTCTATGAGCTTCAAGATATGCATGATGAGATAAGGCTTATTGTAAAAGAATACAATGGTAGTGCGGTAGGCTTTAACGAAAAACTTTTAAAATTCCCTGGTAATTTTGTAGGTGGTTTGTTTAACATGCAATCTCTACGCACACTGTGA